The Diadema setosum chromosome 4, eeDiaSeto1, whole genome shotgun sequence genome window below encodes:
- the LOC140227592 gene encoding actin-related protein 2/3 complex subunit 3-like: MPAYHSQIPPADLSLGNMALLPLRTQFRGPAPKCDGNDIIDEALYFFKANVFFKNYEIKNQCDRVLIYITLYITECLKKLQRCSSKNAGQKEMTSLAIAKFCVPGEAGFPLNALYAKPADRGEEEQMRSYLQQIRQETGQRLVEKVFDPATDKPTKFWMCFVKRKFMDKSLSAFGQ; the protein is encoded by the exons ATGCCG gcatatcattcacaaatcCCTCCAGCTGACCTTTCTCTTGGGAACATGGCATTGCTGCCACTGAGGACACAATTCAGAGGTCCAGCCCCGAAGT GTGATGGCAATGACATTATAGATGAGGCTCTCTACTTCTTCAAGGCAAATGTGTTTTTCAAGAACTATGAAATCAAG AATCAATGTGACAGGGTCTTGATTTACATCACGCTGTACATCACAGAGTGTCTCAAGAAACTACAAAGG TGCTCTTCAAAGAATGCTGGTCAGAAGGAGATGACATCCCTTGCCATTGCCAAGTTCTGTGTGCCAGGAGAGGCAGGATTCCCACTCAATGCCCTGTATGCAAAACCTGCAGACAGGGGAGAAGAGG AACAAATGCGATCCTACCTGCAGCAGATCCGGCAGGAGACTGGACAGCGTCTGGTGGAGAAAGTCTTTGACCCAGCCACGGACAAGCCCACCAAGTTCTGGATGTGCTTCGTGAAGAGAAAATTCATGGACAAGAGCCTATCGGCTTTCGGCCAATGA
- the LOC140226984 gene encoding DNA repair protein RAD51 homolog 3-like isoform X1 has protein sequence MQRDLHSYPIPPSYRTKLKAAGFSAISDVVELKPSELSKELGISKEDALELLRTFKSGRNSAEQHDQPVSSTTSCQAASSGTSTSGETPSQTGVCSTAWCNDKSQRTVTAFEMLRQDQSKPPIITFCEELDDMLGGGVPMGKITEICGAPGVGKTQLCIQLSVDAQIPVCLGGAGGEAIYIDTEGSFIPQRAWEIGQAAAEHCQRLLDAGSAADADELKAVTVEKILSGIHYFRCHNHVELLALVNLLPDFLSQHNAVKLIVVDSIAFHFRHDFDDMSLRTRLLNGLAQSLIRIATQNSLAVVLTNQMTTKIGDGTSHLVPALGESWGHACTIRLILYWKDAQRYANLYKSPSKREATIPYQITLAGVRSVGRSSSLCGTMQASSMGPTGESHVSTRQNENTEGVAANQHPVEDAGNPRKRPRQDNFVT, from the exons ATGCAGCGTGACCTTCACAGCTATCCTATTCCCCCTTCATACAGAACGAAGTTGAAGGCTGCAGGATTCAGTGCAATCTCTGATGTTGTAGAATTAAAACCATCTGAACTTAGCAAAG AATTAGGCATAAGTAAAGAAGATGCTCTGGAATTATTGAGAACCTTCAAGTCTGGTAGAAATTCTGCTGAACAACATGATCAGCCTGTCTCTTCAACCACAAGCTGCCAAGCAGCATCATCTGGCACCAGTACTTCAGGAGAAACACCAAGCCAGACAGGAGTATGCAGTACAG CTTGGTGTAATGATAAGAGTCAGAGAACAGTTACAGCCTTTGAAATGCTGCGACAGGACCAGTCAAAGCCACCAATCATCACATTCTGTGAGGAGCTAGATGACATGCTTGGAGGTGGGGTGCCCATGGGAAAGATCACAGAGATATGTGGTGCCCCTGGGGTGGGCAAGACACAGCTATG TATTCAGCTGTCTGTGGATGCACAGATCCCTGTGTGTCTGGGAGGTGCTGGAGGTGAGGCTATCTACATCGACACAGAGGGCAGTTTCATTCCACAGCGAGCCTGGGAAATCGGGCAAGCCGCAGCCGAGCACTGTCAGCGATTGCTGGATGCAGGGAGTGCAGCAg ATGCAGACGAGTTGAAAGCCGTCACTGTTGAGAAGATTCTGTCTGGTATTCATTATTTCCGCTGTCACAATCACGTTGAGCTCCTTGCCCTCGTCAACCTTTTGCCTGACTTCCTGTCTCAGCATAACGCA GTAAAGCTCATCGTGGTGGACAGCATCGCCTTCCATTTCAGACATGACTTTGATGACATGTCTCTACGCACCAGGCTGCTGAATGGCCTTGCGCAGAGCCTGATTCGGATTGCAACTCAAAACAGCTTGGCT GTTGTCTTGACCAATCAGATGACCACCAAGATTGGGGATGGGACGTCCCACCTTGTCCCTGCCTTGGGAGAGAGTTGGGGTCATGCCTGTACCATTCGACTGATTCTCTACTGGAAGGACGCTCAGAG GTATGCCAATTTGTACAAGTCTCCTTCCAAGAGAGAGGCCACAATCCCCTACCAGATTACG ctgGCTGGAGTTCGAAGCGTTGGGAGGTCGTCTTCTCTGTGTGGAACTATGCAAGCCTCATCCATGGGACCTACCGGAGAGAGTCATGTATCAACTCGTCAAAATGAGAATACCGAGGGTGTGGCTGCCAATCAGCATCCAGTGGAGGATGCAGGAAATCCCAGGAAGCGACCTCGCCAGGACAATTTCGTAACGTGA
- the LOC140226984 gene encoding DNA repair protein RAD51 homolog 3-like isoform X2, with amino-acid sequence MQRDLHSYPIPPSYRTKLKAAGFSAISDVVELKPSELSKELGISKEDALELLRTFKSGRNSAEQHDQPVSSTTSCQAASSGTSTSGETPSQTGVCSTAWCNDKSQRTVTAFEMLRQDQSKPPIITFCEELDDMLGGGVPMGKITEICGAPGVGKTQLCIQLSVDAQIPVCLGGAGGEAIYIDTEGSFIPQRAWEIGQAAAEHCQRLLDAGSAADELKAVTVEKILSGIHYFRCHNHVELLALVNLLPDFLSQHNAVKLIVVDSIAFHFRHDFDDMSLRTRLLNGLAQSLIRIATQNSLAVVLTNQMTTKIGDGTSHLVPALGESWGHACTIRLILYWKDAQRYANLYKSPSKREATIPYQITLAGVRSVGRSSSLCGTMQASSMGPTGESHVSTRQNENTEGVAANQHPVEDAGNPRKRPRQDNFVT; translated from the exons ATGCAGCGTGACCTTCACAGCTATCCTATTCCCCCTTCATACAGAACGAAGTTGAAGGCTGCAGGATTCAGTGCAATCTCTGATGTTGTAGAATTAAAACCATCTGAACTTAGCAAAG AATTAGGCATAAGTAAAGAAGATGCTCTGGAATTATTGAGAACCTTCAAGTCTGGTAGAAATTCTGCTGAACAACATGATCAGCCTGTCTCTTCAACCACAAGCTGCCAAGCAGCATCATCTGGCACCAGTACTTCAGGAGAAACACCAAGCCAGACAGGAGTATGCAGTACAG CTTGGTGTAATGATAAGAGTCAGAGAACAGTTACAGCCTTTGAAATGCTGCGACAGGACCAGTCAAAGCCACCAATCATCACATTCTGTGAGGAGCTAGATGACATGCTTGGAGGTGGGGTGCCCATGGGAAAGATCACAGAGATATGTGGTGCCCCTGGGGTGGGCAAGACACAGCTATG TATTCAGCTGTCTGTGGATGCACAGATCCCTGTGTGTCTGGGAGGTGCTGGAGGTGAGGCTATCTACATCGACACAGAGGGCAGTTTCATTCCACAGCGAGCCTGGGAAATCGGGCAAGCCGCAGCCGAGCACTGTCAGCGATTGCTGGATGCAGGGAGTGCAGCAg ACGAGTTGAAAGCCGTCACTGTTGAGAAGATTCTGTCTGGTATTCATTATTTCCGCTGTCACAATCACGTTGAGCTCCTTGCCCTCGTCAACCTTTTGCCTGACTTCCTGTCTCAGCATAACGCA GTAAAGCTCATCGTGGTGGACAGCATCGCCTTCCATTTCAGACATGACTTTGATGACATGTCTCTACGCACCAGGCTGCTGAATGGCCTTGCGCAGAGCCTGATTCGGATTGCAACTCAAAACAGCTTGGCT GTTGTCTTGACCAATCAGATGACCACCAAGATTGGGGATGGGACGTCCCACCTTGTCCCTGCCTTGGGAGAGAGTTGGGGTCATGCCTGTACCATTCGACTGATTCTCTACTGGAAGGACGCTCAGAG GTATGCCAATTTGTACAAGTCTCCTTCCAAGAGAGAGGCCACAATCCCCTACCAGATTACG ctgGCTGGAGTTCGAAGCGTTGGGAGGTCGTCTTCTCTGTGTGGAACTATGCAAGCCTCATCCATGGGACCTACCGGAGAGAGTCATGTATCAACTCGTCAAAATGAGAATACCGAGGGTGTGGCTGCCAATCAGCATCCAGTGGAGGATGCAGGAAATCCCAGGAAGCGACCTCGCCAGGACAATTTCGTAACGTGA